Proteins from a genomic interval of Salvelinus sp. IW2-2015 linkage group LG14, ASM291031v2, whole genome shotgun sequence:
- the ppp1r16a gene encoding protein phosphatase 1 regulatory subunit 16A has protein sequence MAEHGELLGEMATIGRLSATERLKHAQKRRAQQLKGWAQMDKDMARGEGKAGQKSNKKGRTRRVVFPNNITLLEAAARNDLEEVRELLNGGVSPDLYNEDGLTALHQCCIDDFVELVQCLLDAGASVNACDSELWTPLHAAATCGHTDLVRLLVQSGAELLAVNADGNMPYDLCEDEATLELLEMVMAEQGITQDRINRCRGAKEMNMLTDLRVLVQNGADLNAQDDNGATLLHIAAANGYLSVGELLLEHRAKVEQKDTDGWTPLHAASCWGQILMVEQLVAHGASLNTKSVLEETPLDVCADEEVRVKLMELKHKHDAIMKSHDRHKGTLQRRASSTGSRGKVVRRVSVNERSSLYRREHHKEAMVWQERGRQAEPQDDDEDRQTDNELHQHVAMAAGTMSRLENEEGAERNSSLGNGGTPLALSASVPGEKWSGGRMDRSASYQLSPASGSGEERDNMTLEKSHQTLADLKRQRAAAKLNKYPAPPLLPPSEEEPPSPTPLQEVTPSRAVQETPSTEEVAFPRSVYFTPASGDPPLLKLRAPEEDTSNNTKEPCCGIM, from the exons ATGGCAGAGCACGGCGAGCTGCTCGGTGAGATGGCCACGATTGGGCGTCTGAGCGCCACGGAGCGCTTGAAGCATGCCCAGAAGCGGCGTGCCCAGCAGCTAAAGGGCTGGGCCCAGATGGACAAGGACATGGCCCGCGGCGAGGGCAAGGCCGGCCAGAAAAGCAACAAGAAGGGGCGCACGCGCAGGGTGGTCTTCCCCAACAACATCACTCTGCTGGAGGCTGCAGCCCGCAATGACCTGGAGGAGG TGAGGGAGCTGCTGAACGGTGGAGTCAGTCCAGATCTGTACAACGAGGACGGACTCACTGCCCTTCACCAG TGCTGTATTGATGACTTTGTGGAGCTGGTACAGTGTCTGTTGGACGCCGGGGCCAGTGTGAACGCCTGTGACAGTGAGCTGTGGACGCCGCTTCACGCTGCTGCCACCTGTGGACACACAGACCTGGTGCGGCTTCTCGTGCAGTC TGGAGCAGAGCTGCTGGCTGTCAACGCTGATGGCAACATGCCCTATGACCTTTGTGAGGACGAGGCCACTCTGGAGCTGCTAGAGATGGTCATGGCAGAGCAGG gTATAACCCAGGACCGTATAAACCGGTGTCGTGGGGCTAAGGAGATGAATATGCTCACAGATCTTCGAGTGCTGGTCCAGAATGGAGCGGACCTGAACGCTCAGGATGACAACGGGGCCACGCTG CTGCACATAGCGGCGGCTAACGGCTACTTGTCGGTGGGGGAGCTGCTACTGGAGCACCGGGCCAAGGTGGAACAGAAGGACACGGACGGCTGGACACCACTCCACGCCGCCTCCTGCTGGGGACAG ATCCTGATGGTGGAGCAGCTGGTGGCTCATGGGGCCAGTCTCAACACCAAGTCTGTCCTGGAAGAGACGCCGCTGG ATGTGTGTGCTGACGAGGAGGTGAGGGTCAAGCTGATGGAGCTGAAGCACAAACACGACGCAATCATGAAGAGTCATGACCGACACAAGGGCACCTTGCAGAGACGAGCCTCCAGCACTGGCAGCAGAGg TAAGGTGGTGCGGCGTGTGAGCGTCAACGAGCGTTCCAGCCTGTACCGGCGGGAGCACCACAAGGAGGCCATGGTGTGGCAGGAGAGAGGCCGGCAGGCCGAGCCGCAGGACGACGAcgaggacagacagacggacaacgAGCTCCACCAGCACGTTGCCATG GCTGCAGGTACCATGTCGAGGCTGGAGAATGAGGAGGGAGCGGAGAGGAATTCTAGTCTGGGGAACGGTGGGACGCCCCTTGCCCTCTCGGCGTCTGTCCCAGGGGAGAAGTGGAGTGGAGGCCGGATGGACCGCAGTGCCTCCTACCAGCTGAGCCCTGCCTCAGGGTCTGGGGAGGAAAGGGACAACATGACCCTGGAGAAATCCCACCAGACTCTAGCGGACCTGAAACGCCAGCGGGCCGCGGCCAAGCTCAACAAGTACCCCGCCCcacctctactccctccctcagAGGAGGaacctccctctcccacccctctgCAGGAGGTGACCCCCTCCCGAGCTGTCCAGGAGACCCCCAGCACAGAGGAGGTGGCCTTTCCCCGCTCTGTGTACTTCACTCCAGCCAGCGGGGACCCGCCCCTGCTCAAACTACGAGCCCCAGAGGAGGACACGTCCAACAACACCAAGGAGCCCTGCTGTGGAATCATGTAG
- the foxh1 gene encoding forkhead box protein H1: MDKASPLDQEKSWDEEKNAKSGKKKNYQRYPKPPYSYLAMITMVIQNSPEKKLTLSEILKEISTLFPFFEGNYKGWRDSVRHNLSSYDCFVKVLKDPGKPQGKGNFWAVEESRVPLELLKRQNTAVSRQDETIFAQDLAPYILHGHQHKPDAEPPAPPPPVTVLPPGPPVTALPLFPTRQHSPLQEELYRPKLDSSFAIDSLLHSLRPAIAAGEPGRDCWGVELHTRPHPRYSSTARSASASSASPASSSSDEDWRGVSQGGKRVPEGEAGSDGYEDCRLPPHKSARRVSAPPWELPTSYAKYTPPNAVAPPSMRFNGGPLIPLGMPLYGYGGSPVTSSHFVGHAYWPLLPSGRPPLIMDLDAMLQSVPPNKSVFDALGPPNQSSHQPAGQYTLQSGPPLRRHPHY; the protein is encoded by the exons ATGGATAAAGCGAGTCCGCTAGACCAGGAGAAATCTTGGGACGAAGAGAAAAATGCGAAAAGTGGAAAGAAAAAGAACTATCAGCGCTACCCCAAACCACCCTACTCCTACCTCGCAATGATTACCATGGTCATCCAAAACTCTCCAGAGAAGAAGCTTACTTTGTCTGAG atTCTAAAGGAGATTAGTACACTTTTCCCTTTTTTCGAAGGGAACTACAAGGGCTGGCGGGACTCAGTGAGACACAACCTCTCTTCCTATGACTGCTTTGTTAAG GTATTGAAGGATCCTGGTAAGCCCCAGGGGAAGGGCAACTTCTGGGCTGTGGAGGAGAGCCGGGTGCCTCTGGAGCTCCTCAAGAGACAGAACACTGCCGTGTCGCGCCAGGATGAGACCATCTTCGCCCAGGACCTCGCCCCTTACATCCTGCATGGGCACCAACATAAGCCAGACGCAGAGCCCCCGGCCCCACCGCCACCAGTCACTGTTCTACCCCCAGGCCCACCTGTCACTGCTCTACCCCTCTTTCCCACCAGACAACACTCCCCCCTTCAGGAGGAGCTGTACCGGCCCAAGCTGGACTCGTCCTTTGCCATTGACTCCCTCCTCCACAGCCTGAGGCCGGCCATCGCTGCAGGAGAGCCTGGCAGGGACTGCTGGGGGGTGGAGCTCCACACTCGTCCACACCCTCGCTACTCCTCCACTGCCCGCAGCGCCTCAGCCAGCTCCGCCAgccccgcctcctcctcctccgatgAGGACTGGAGGGGCGTGTCGCAGGGAGGGAAGCGGGTGCCTGAGGGAGAGGCGGGATCAGATGGGTACGAGGACTGCAGACTCCCTCCACACAAGTCTGCCCGCAGAGTCTCCGCACCTCCCTGGGAGCTGCCCACCTCGTATGCCAAGTACACACCGCCCAACGCTGTGGCCCCGCCCAGCATGCGTTTTAATGGGGGCCCTCTGATTCCACTAGGGATGCCTCTGTATGGCTATGGGGGGTCTCCTGTCACATCCAGCCATTTTGTAGGTCATGCCTACTGGCCCCTCTTACCCAGCGGGCGCCCTCCCCTCATTATGGACTTGGACGCTATGCTCCAGTCAGTACCGCCCAATAAGAGTGTGTTTGATGCGCTGGGTCCGCCCAATCAGTCGTCTCACCAGCCTGCTGGTCAGTATACCCTACAGAGTGGGCCCCCTCTCAGGCGTCATCCCCATTATTGA